Proteins encoded together in one Chryseobacterium sp. G0201 window:
- the nusG gene encoding transcription termination/antitermination protein NusG codes for MSELKWYVLKAISGQENKVKNYIETEIKRLGFEQYVTQVVIPMEKVIQIRNGKKVPKEKPYYPGYLMVEADLMGEIPHAIKNIPGVISFLSLTKGGDPVPMRKSEVNRMLGRMDELSEFASDVEIPYVVGENVKVIDGPFNGFNGTVEKILEDKKKIEVSVLIFGRKTPMELSYMQVEKV; via the coding sequence ATGAGCGAATTGAAATGGTATGTGCTGAAAGCAATCAGCGGACAGGAAAATAAAGTGAAAAACTATATTGAGACGGAAATCAAACGTTTAGGGTTTGAGCAGTACGTTACTCAAGTGGTTATTCCTATGGAAAAGGTTATTCAAATTAGAAACGGAAAAAAAGTTCCTAAAGAGAAACCTTACTATCCTGGTTACTTGATGGTTGAAGCTGATCTAATGGGTGAAATTCCTCACGCTATTAAGAACATTCCCGGAGTTATATCTTTCTTAAGTTTAACGAAAGGAGGTGATCCTGTTCCAATGAGAAAATCTGAGGTAAACAGAATGTTAGGCAGAATGGATGAGCTTTCAGAATTTGCTAGCGATGTTGAGATTCCTTATGTTGTAGGTGAAAACGTTAAAGTAATTGACGGACCTTTCAACGGATTCAACGGTACAGTTGAGAAAATACTCGAAGATAAAAAGAAAATTGAAGTATCTGTATTGATCTTCGGTAGAAAAACTCCAATGGAGTTAAGCTATATGCAAGTAGAAAAAGTATAG
- a CDS encoding TolC family protein produces MNKIAGLFVVISSLMTAQQQMSLLDCENAFQTNNLQLLAEQYNINMADADILQAKIWELPQLSGYINAYNPEDKRAFNVSKAKGAEVTQLIYMGGKKKNEIAFAKSNKELTQLQFSQLLVELKMQLRTNYYNLYYEQLKLENTNKQLGYMNDLLSAYKVQSAKGNVSLKDEVRLQSIVIQLNNDKIGINKNILEFEQNLKVLTGVTEDIEPQLSESEAKEVLVAQPFGDEAELKRKAVENNADYLYNLKLIDNSKLYSQWQKSLNVPDLNVGAQWDQNSGTFRNEVNLMVGIPLPLWKSNQGNIEKANYAIKQNQKNAEYQKLNLETKVQSAYKTWKGQYDQLAEIKTADLNNLELVYNGMLKNFRNGNVSLIEFTDFMESYRQTALQIYDMKNEIIQSAEQLNQLVQTKIFY; encoded by the coding sequence ATGAACAAAATTGCAGGACTATTTGTGGTCATTTCTTCCCTGATGACAGCGCAACAGCAAATGTCTCTTCTGGATTGCGAAAATGCTTTTCAGACGAATAATCTTCAGCTGCTCGCCGAACAATACAACATCAACATGGCTGATGCGGATATTTTGCAGGCCAAGATCTGGGAACTTCCACAACTAAGCGGATACATCAATGCTTACAATCCTGAAGATAAAAGAGCTTTTAATGTTAGCAAAGCGAAAGGCGCAGAAGTAACCCAGTTGATCTACATGGGCGGTAAAAAGAAAAACGAAATTGCTTTTGCAAAATCTAATAAAGAGCTTACCCAACTTCAGTTTTCTCAATTATTAGTCGAGTTGAAAATGCAGCTTCGTACAAACTATTATAATCTTTATTACGAACAGCTAAAACTTGAAAATACAAATAAACAATTGGGATATATGAATGATTTGCTGAGTGCTTACAAAGTGCAGTCGGCAAAAGGAAATGTATCGCTAAAAGACGAGGTGAGACTACAAAGCATCGTTATTCAGTTAAATAATGATAAAATAGGAATCAATAAAAATATTCTTGAGTTTGAACAAAACTTAAAAGTTTTAACCGGAGTTACTGAAGATATCGAACCCCAGCTTTCAGAATCTGAAGCTAAAGAAGTTCTAGTTGCCCAACCGTTCGGAGATGAAGCAGAATTAAAGAGAAAAGCTGTAGAAAACAATGCGGATTACCTATATAATTTAAAATTGATCGATAATAGCAAACTTTACTCTCAATGGCAGAAATCCTTAAATGTACCCGACTTAAATGTCGGAGCGCAATGGGATCAAAACAGTGGAACTTTTAGAAATGAAGTCAATTTGATGGTTGGAATTCCTTTGCCTTTATGGAAAAGCAATCAGGGAAACATTGAGAAAGCAAATTATGCGATCAAGCAAAATCAGAAAAATGCAGAGTATCAGAAATTAAATCTTGAAACTAAAGTTCAGTCCGCCTATAAAACATGGAAAGGTCAATATGACCAATTAGCAGAGATCAAAACAGCCGACCTTAATAATCTTGAGCTTGTCTACAACGGAATGCTGAAAAACTTCCGAAATGGAAATGTTAGTCTCATAGAATTCACAGACTTCATGGAAAGCTACAGACAGACCGCACTTCAGATCTACGATATGAAAAACGAGATCATACAATCCGCAGAACAATTGAATCAATTAGTACAAACGAAAATCTTCTATTAA
- a CDS encoding efflux RND transporter permease subunit, whose protein sequence is MNKFIKNIIAFSLKNKAFTFIWVAILAISGFISFKNMPIEAFPDVTNTQIVIITQWNGRSAEEVERFVTTPIELAMSPVQKKTSVRSTTMFGLSIVKILFDDGVDDMFARNQVNNQLRNVSLPDEVDPEVQPPYGPTGEIFRYTLESKTKDSRELLTLQNWVIDRALRGVPGVADINVFGGQDKVFELSIDPRALDKYNLTPSQVYDAVTRSNLNVGGDVIEKNGQAYVVRGIGLVKSVTDIGNITIQNDSGNPVLVKNVAEVHESSMPRVGQAGLNNHEDTVEGIVVMRKGENPREVLVGVKAKIKELNEKILPKDVKMVTFYDRDNLMDFTTETVMHNLLEGIVLVTVIVLIFMADWRTTLIVSIIIPLSLLFAFLCLKLAGMSANLLSLGAVDFGIIIDGAVVMVEGIFVMLDHKAKKYGHEKFNKMAKAGWIKQTGTGLGKAIFFSKLIIITSLIPIFSFQKVEGKMFSPLAFTLGFALIGALIFTLTLVPVLSHILLNKNVKEKNNPFVNFWDSIVLKGFSFTFRHKKMSLIVAISFLAVTLFSGKFLGTEFLPQLNEGSLWITAEMPMSSSLKESLKTADLLKKDIMSFPEVTDVLAQTGRSNDGTDPNGFGFVQFAVNLKPKEEWKRNISYEELIEGIDKKLRNYQGITFNYSQPISDNVAEAVAGFKAENGIKIYGDNLQTLDRLADEVLKQIKDVEGVKDPGIIKNIGQPEVSVVLDRDKMAAYGVMPADAQAVLEMAFGGKTASEMFDGERKFPIRLRYSQEYRKDENDIAALMVPTQDGAKIPLKEISNIVKDNGAAFIYRDDIKRYIGVKFSIRDRDLGSTIADAQKKVANIELPDGYSIGWTGQFENQQRASHRLAQVVPVSIVMIFFLLFILFGNMKDSLLVLANVPFALIGGIIALHVTRMNFGISAGVGMIALLGICIQNGVILITEFHQNVKNGLNLDTAIFSGVKSRTRPVIMTALMASIGLLPAALSTGIGSESQKPLAIVIIGGLITATVLTLLIFPIIFWIFNRTKKSEQI, encoded by the coding sequence ATGAATAAATTCATAAAAAATATAATTGCTTTTTCATTAAAAAACAAAGCATTTACCTTTATTTGGGTTGCTATCTTGGCTATTTCAGGATTTATAAGTTTCAAAAATATGCCGATTGAAGCTTTCCCCGATGTTACCAACACCCAAATTGTAATCATCACCCAATGGAATGGTCGAAGTGCAGAAGAAGTAGAACGCTTCGTTACGACGCCTATCGAGTTGGCAATGAGCCCGGTTCAGAAGAAGACAAGTGTGAGAAGTACCACGATGTTTGGGCTTTCCATTGTAAAGATTCTGTTTGATGATGGGGTGGATGACATGTTTGCCAGAAATCAGGTCAATAACCAATTAAGAAACGTCAGCCTTCCTGATGAGGTAGACCCAGAAGTTCAGCCACCCTACGGGCCAACGGGAGAGATTTTCCGATATACGTTGGAGAGTAAAACAAAAGATTCCCGAGAATTATTAACCTTACAAAACTGGGTGATCGACCGCGCGCTGAGAGGTGTTCCCGGAGTTGCGGATATCAATGTTTTCGGAGGTCAGGATAAAGTTTTTGAATTAAGTATCGATCCGAGAGCGTTGGATAAATATAATTTGACGCCGTCTCAGGTGTATGATGCAGTTACCCGAAGCAATTTAAATGTCGGAGGTGATGTTATCGAAAAAAACGGGCAAGCCTATGTTGTACGAGGGATCGGATTGGTGAAATCTGTTACCGATATTGGAAATATTACGATACAAAACGACAGCGGAAATCCTGTTTTAGTTAAAAATGTAGCGGAAGTTCATGAAAGTTCGATGCCTAGAGTAGGGCAGGCCGGTTTGAATAACCACGAAGATACCGTTGAAGGAATTGTCGTGATGAGAAAAGGCGAAAACCCGCGTGAAGTTTTGGTTGGAGTTAAGGCTAAAATTAAAGAATTAAACGAAAAGATTCTTCCGAAAGATGTAAAAATGGTCACTTTCTACGATCGTGATAATTTGATGGATTTTACTACGGAAACCGTAATGCACAACTTATTAGAAGGTATTGTGTTGGTAACGGTAATCGTTTTGATTTTCATGGCAGACTGGAGAACAACGTTGATCGTTTCCATCATCATTCCTTTATCCTTATTATTTGCATTTTTATGTTTAAAACTGGCGGGAATGAGTGCGAACTTACTTTCGCTGGGTGCCGTTGACTTTGGAATTATCATTGACGGAGCCGTCGTCATGGTGGAAGGAATCTTTGTAATGCTCGACCATAAAGCAAAAAAATACGGTCACGAAAAGTTCAATAAAATGGCAAAAGCAGGCTGGATCAAACAAACCGGAACAGGCTTGGGGAAAGCTATTTTCTTTTCAAAATTAATTATTATTACCTCATTAATTCCAATTTTCTCATTTCAGAAAGTGGAAGGTAAAATGTTCTCACCATTAGCCTTTACATTAGGTTTTGCATTAATTGGGGCTTTGATTTTTACCCTAACGTTGGTTCCTGTGCTTTCACATATTCTTTTAAATAAAAATGTAAAAGAAAAAAATAATCCTTTCGTTAATTTCTGGGATAGCATTGTTTTAAAAGGTTTCAGTTTTACATTTAGACATAAAAAAATGAGTTTAATTGTTGCTATTTCGTTCCTGGCGGTGACTTTATTCTCAGGGAAATTTTTGGGAACAGAATTTTTACCTCAATTAAATGAAGGTTCATTATGGATCACTGCAGAGATGCCGATGAGTTCTTCATTAAAAGAATCATTGAAAACAGCCGACCTTTTAAAAAAAGACATTATGAGCTTTCCAGAAGTGACGGATGTTTTGGCTCAGACAGGTAGAAGTAACGACGGAACAGACCCCAACGGATTCGGTTTCGTACAATTTGCCGTAAACCTTAAACCTAAAGAAGAATGGAAACGAAACATCAGTTATGAAGAATTGATTGAAGGAATCGACAAAAAATTGAGAAATTATCAGGGAATCACTTTTAATTATTCTCAACCGATCTCCGACAACGTTGCTGAAGCAGTAGCCGGTTTCAAAGCTGAAAATGGAATTAAAATTTACGGGGATAATTTACAGACATTAGACAGATTGGCCGATGAGGTTTTAAAGCAAATTAAAGATGTTGAAGGGGTAAAAGATCCCGGAATTATTAAAAATATCGGTCAGCCCGAAGTAAGTGTTGTACTAGACAGAGATAAAATGGCGGCGTACGGAGTAATGCCTGCAGATGCACAAGCTGTCTTGGAAATGGCTTTTGGTGGAAAAACAGCTTCTGAAATGTTTGATGGCGAAAGAAAATTTCCAATCAGACTTCGTTATTCTCAGGAGTACAGAAAAGATGAAAATGACATTGCTGCTTTGATGGTTCCTACACAGGACGGCGCAAAAATTCCTTTAAAAGAGATCAGTAATATCGTTAAAGATAATGGTGCTGCGTTTATTTACAGAGACGATATCAAACGTTACATCGGAGTGAAATTCTCAATTCGTGACCGAGATTTGGGAAGCACGATCGCCGATGCTCAGAAAAAAGTAGCCAATATTGAACTTCCGGACGGATATTCTATAGGCTGGACAGGTCAGTTTGAAAATCAGCAAAGAGCTTCTCACAGATTGGCGCAGGTAGTTCCTGTAAGTATCGTGATGATTTTCTTCCTTTTATTTATCCTCTTTGGAAACATGAAAGACTCTCTTTTGGTATTGGCCAACGTACCATTTGCATTGATCGGAGGAATTATCGCACTTCACGTTACGAGAATGAATTTCGGGATCTCAGCCGGAGTTGGAATGATCGCTCTTTTGGGAATCTGTATTCAAAACGGAGTTATTTTGATCACAGAATTCCATCAGAATGTCAAGAACGGATTGAATTTGGATACAGCCATATTTAGTGGAGTAAAATCCAGAACACGACCTGTAATTATGACTGCTTTAATGGCATCGATCGGGCTTTTACCTGCTGCGTTGTCTACAGGAATCGGTTCAGAATCTCAAAAACCTTTAGCCATCGTAATTATTGGTGGACTGATAACCGCAACAGTGCTTACATTATTGATATTCCCGATTATTTTCTGGATTTTCAACAGAACAAAGAAATCGGAACAGATTTAA
- a CDS encoding DUF4394 domain-containing protein — protein MKKLLHICLALFTVTTIFSCDDSDDDMMMMTEESVKGPDVMVYGLTGTNELVAFNSNNPKMFTSKTAVAGIVAGEKLLSIDFRPATGELYALSNASKLYIINTSNASARVVSSTAFSPAVSGSIASIDFNPTVDRIRLVSSTGQNLRLHPETGALAASDTNISGSGSPSITGVAYTNSKAGASSTILYDIDVTSGKLFKQDPPNNGTLVEVGSLGTTFTGQAAFDIKYDNSVALLALNNNLHLLDLNNGKTTNIGVLQQPIIDLAIPTEAVAYAIDNSNNLQIFNPNSPMPVSKAVAGLQSGENILGIDFRPLNGQLYALGSSSRIYTINLGTGAATAVGSSPFATLLVGTDFGFDFNPSVDKIRVVSNTGQNLRLDPVTGGITAVDAAINPIGAMISAAAYTNNFAGTTATTLFVIDHNTDKLYQQTPPNNGTLVETGALGINITNTNGFDIGSMSQKAYLMASVGSSTKIYSVNTTTGAATSVSDYPNAVNAFAVGLGF, from the coding sequence ATGAAAAAACTATTACACATTTGTCTGGCCTTATTTACTGTCACAACAATATTTTCATGCGACGATTCCGATGATGATATGATGATGATGACTGAAGAAAGTGTAAAAGGTCCGGATGTCATGGTTTACGGATTAACAGGTACCAATGAACTTGTTGCTTTTAATTCTAATAATCCTAAAATGTTCACTTCTAAAACAGCTGTGGCTGGTATCGTGGCCGGAGAAAAATTATTAAGTATAGACTTCAGACCTGCAACAGGCGAATTATACGCATTATCAAATGCAAGCAAATTATACATTATAAATACTTCCAACGCATCAGCAAGAGTAGTAAGTTCCACAGCATTTAGTCCTGCAGTTTCAGGGTCTATTGCTTCAATTGATTTTAACCCAACCGTAGACCGTATCCGCTTGGTGAGCAGTACAGGGCAAAATCTGCGTCTACATCCGGAAACAGGTGCGCTTGCAGCTTCAGATACCAATATTAGCGGATCGGGTTCTCCTTCAATCACGGGAGTAGCATATACTAATAGTAAAGCCGGTGCTTCTTCTACCATTTTATATGATATTGATGTAACTTCTGGGAAATTATTTAAACAAGACCCTCCAAATAACGGAACATTGGTAGAAGTGGGAAGCTTGGGAACAACATTTACAGGTCAGGCTGCTTTCGATATTAAATATGATAACAGCGTTGCTTTATTAGCTTTAAACAATAATCTTCATTTATTAGATTTAAATAACGGTAAAACTACCAATATTGGTGTATTGCAACAACCCATCATTGATCTTGCAATCCCGACAGAAGCAGTAGCTTATGCTATTGATAATTCTAATAATCTTCAGATATTTAACCCGAACAGTCCAATGCCGGTTTCAAAAGCAGTTGCGGGATTACAAAGCGGAGAAAATATTTTAGGAATTGATTTCCGTCCTTTGAATGGACAATTGTACGCATTGGGAAGTTCAAGTAGAATCTACACCATTAACTTAGGAACAGGAGCAGCAACAGCAGTCGGAAGTTCACCTTTTGCAACCTTACTTGTCGGAACAGATTTTGGATTTGATTTTAATCCATCGGTAGATAAGATACGAGTAGTAAGCAACACCGGACAAAATCTTCGTTTAGATCCTGTTACCGGAGGAATTACAGCCGTTGATGCAGCAATTAATCCTATCGGAGCAATGATCAGCGCAGCGGCTTATACCAATAATTTTGCAGGAACAACCGCTACTACTCTATTTGTAATTGATCATAATACTGATAAACTATATCAACAAACCCCACCTAACAATGGAACTTTAGTTGAAACAGGCGCTTTAGGAATTAATATAACCAATACGAATGGTTTTGACATCGGAAGCATGAGCCAAAAAGCTTATTTAATGGCTTCTGTAGGTTCATCTACAAAAATTTATTCGGTGAATACTACAACAGGAGCTGCAACCTCAGTTTCTGATTACCCAAATGCTGTAAATGCTTTTGCAGTAGGGCTAGGATTTTAA
- the rplJ gene encoding 50S ribosomal protein L10, whose product MTKDQKVVAIQEIKDLLQDAKVVYVADLDGLNAAKSSEFRRQAFKQNIKVKVVKNTLLQKAMEQIEGVDYSEMFQTFKGNSALMVSDTANAPAKLIQGFRKKEEKPALKSAYLQETFYVGDENLTALANIKSREEMIGEIIGLLQSPIQRVVSALQNKPETVEAKAEEAAAPAVEETPAEAAPEAPAAESTEETPSAE is encoded by the coding sequence ATGACAAAAGACCAAAAAGTTGTAGCAATACAAGAGATCAAAGACTTGCTTCAGGATGCAAAAGTAGTATATGTAGCAGATCTAGACGGATTGAACGCTGCTAAGTCTTCAGAATTCAGAAGACAGGCTTTCAAACAAAATATCAAAGTGAAAGTTGTAAAAAATACACTTTTACAAAAAGCAATGGAGCAAATTGAAGGAGTAGATTACTCTGAAATGTTCCAAACTTTCAAAGGAAACTCTGCATTAATGGTATCTGATACTGCAAATGCTCCTGCGAAATTAATTCAAGGGTTCAGAAAGAAAGAAGAGAAGCCGGCTTTAAAATCTGCTTACCTTCAAGAAACTTTCTATGTTGGAGACGAAAACTTAACTGCACTTGCTAACATCAAGTCTAGAGAAGAAATGATCGGAGAAATCATCGGATTACTTCAATCTCCAATTCAAAGAGTTGTTTCTGCTCTTCAAAACAAACCTGAAACTGTAGAAGCTAAAGCTGAAGAAGCTGCTGCTCCTGCTGTGGAAGAAACTCCTGCTGAGGCGGCTCCAGAAGCTCCTGCTGCAGAAAGCACGGAAGAAACTCCAAGTGCTGAATAA
- the tuf gene encoding elongation factor Tu, translating to MAKETFNRNKPHLNIGTIGHVDHGKTTLTAAISAVLASKGLAEKKDFSSIDSAPEEKERGITINTAHIEYETENRHYAHVDCPGHADYVKNMVTGAAQMDGAIVVCAATDGPMPQTREHILLCRQVNVPRIVVFMNKVDMVDDAELLELVEMELRDLLSTYDFDGDNSPVIQGSALGALTAATATPVNTEDKWFKSVEELMNAVDTWIEQPPRDTDKPFLMPIEDVFSITGRGTVATGRIEAGIINTGDPVDIIGMGEEKLTSTITGVEMFRKILDRGEAGDNVGLLLRGIEKTDIKRGMVIAKKDSVKPHKKFKASVYILSKEEGGRHTPFHNKYRPQFYVRTTDVTGEIFLPEGVEMVMPGDNLEITVELLQPIALNVGLRFAIREGGRTVGSGQVTEILD from the coding sequence ATGGCAAAGGAAACGTTTAATCGTAACAAACCACACTTGAACATTGGTACTATTGGTCACGTTGACCATGGTAAAACTACTCTTACAGCTGCTATTTCTGCTGTATTAGCGAGCAAAGGTCTTGCTGAGAAAAAAGATTTCTCTTCTATTGACTCTGCTCCAGAAGAAAAAGAAAGAGGTATTACTATCAATACGGCTCACATTGAGTACGAAACTGAAAATAGACATTACGCTCACGTTGACTGTCCAGGTCACGCGGATTATGTAAAGAACATGGTAACTGGTGCTGCTCAGATGGACGGTGCAATCGTTGTATGTGCTGCAACTGACGGACCAATGCCTCAGACTAGAGAACACATCTTGCTTTGCCGTCAGGTAAACGTACCTAGAATTGTTGTTTTCATGAATAAAGTTGACATGGTAGACGATGCTGAATTATTAGAGCTTGTTGAAATGGAACTTAGAGACCTATTGTCTACTTATGACTTTGACGGAGATAACTCTCCAGTTATTCAGGGTTCTGCGTTAGGAGCACTTACTGCTGCTACTGCAACTCCTGTTAACACAGAAGATAAGTGGTTCAAAAGTGTTGAAGAATTAATGAATGCTGTTGATACTTGGATCGAGCAACCACCAAGAGATACTGATAAGCCATTCTTGATGCCAATCGAAGACGTATTCTCTATTACAGGTAGAGGTACTGTTGCAACTGGTAGAATTGAAGCTGGTATTATCAATACAGGTGATCCTGTTGATATCATCGGTATGGGTGAAGAAAAATTAACTTCTACTATTACAGGAGTTGAGATGTTCAGAAAAATCCTTGACAGAGGTGAAGCTGGAGATAACGTAGGTCTATTGTTGAGAGGTATTGAAAAAACTGACATCAAGAGAGGTATGGTAATCGCTAAGAAAGATTCTGTTAAGCCACACAAAAAATTCAAAGCATCTGTTTATATCCTTTCTAAGGAAGAAGGTGGACGTCACACTCCATTCCACAACAAGTACCGTCCTCAGTTCTACGTAAGAACTACTGACGTTACAGGTGAAATCTTCTTACCAGAAGGTGTAGAAATGGTAATGCCTGGTGATAACTTAGAGATCACTGTAGAATTGTTACAGCCAATCGCTCTTAACGTAGGTCTTAGATTTGCGATCAGAGAAGGAGGTAGAACAGTTGGTTCAGGTCAGGTTACTGAAATCTTAGACTAA
- the rplK gene encoding 50S ribosomal protein L11, translating into MAKKVFKMVKLQVKGGAANPSPPVGPALGSAGVNIMEFCKQFNGRTQDKPGQVLPVVITVYEDKSFEFVIKTPPAAIQLMDAAKIKGGSGEPNRNKVGSVSWAQVQKIAEDKMADLNCFTMDSALSMVAGTARSMGLRVTGTKPANA; encoded by the coding sequence ATGGCTAAAAAAGTCTTTAAAATGGTAAAACTTCAGGTGAAAGGTGGCGCTGCCAACCCTTCTCCACCAGTAGGTCCAGCATTGGGTTCTGCAGGTGTGAACATCATGGAGTTTTGTAAACAATTTAACGGAAGAACTCAGGACAAGCCAGGGCAAGTTTTACCTGTAGTAATTACAGTATACGAAGACAAATCTTTTGAATTCGTTATTAAAACTCCACCTGCAGCAATCCAGTTAATGGATGCGGCTAAGATCAAAGGAGGTTCTGGAGAACCGAACAGAAACAAAGTAGGTTCTGTATCTTGGGCTCAGGTTCAAAAAATTGCTGAAGATAAAATGGCGGATCTTAACTGCTTTACAATGGATTCAGCTCTTTCTATGGTTGCAGGTACTGCTAGATCTATGGGATTAAGAGTAACAGGAACTAAACCAGCTAACGCTTAA
- a CDS encoding efflux RND transporter periplasmic adaptor subunit, translated as MKKYIIAVFVALSLLSCSKKEEEKAPQAKKGFELSNTMLKSISLAKVEKKYIEDNYSFYGKISADKNSYIDVYPLVGGNVMSVNVELGDYVRKGQVLATIRSTELADVQKDVSDAKTDLVVAQNNLRVAKEMYEGKLTTEREVLEAKSQLQKAQDQMQRSSAVSTVYNVKKGNIYSVTAPISGYIVQKNINNDMQLRSDRSENIFDVANTTNVWAIMNVNESDIDKINLGMSAQVSTLSYPDKVFDGKIDKIFKIIDPQTNTMQARVVLDNANGLLIPESKATIKISSSENNMALTVPSKAVIFDDNRSFVVIYKSRTDLKVKEVKVLKQVGDVTYISEGLSEGEEVITNNQLLIYRSLNN; from the coding sequence ATGAAAAAATATATAATTGCTGTATTTGTGGCCTTATCACTGTTATCTTGTTCTAAAAAAGAGGAAGAAAAAGCACCACAGGCCAAAAAAGGATTTGAACTGAGCAACACGATGCTGAAATCTATTTCTTTAGCAAAAGTTGAGAAAAAATACATAGAAGATAACTACAGTTTTTACGGAAAAATATCTGCTGACAAAAACAGTTACATCGACGTTTACCCTTTGGTAGGCGGAAATGTCATGAGCGTAAACGTTGAACTGGGAGATTATGTGAGAAAAGGGCAGGTGTTGGCAACGATCAGAAGTACAGAATTGGCGGACGTACAAAAAGATGTCAGCGATGCAAAGACTGATTTGGTTGTTGCTCAAAATAATCTTCGCGTTGCAAAAGAAATGTATGAAGGAAAACTGACGACCGAAAGAGAAGTTCTTGAAGCAAAAAGCCAGCTTCAAAAGGCACAGGACCAAATGCAGAGATCAAGCGCTGTAAGTACAGTTTATAATGTTAAAAAAGGAAATATTTACAGTGTAACAGCACCAATTAGCGGATATATTGTTCAGAAAAATATCAATAACGATATGCAGTTGAGAAGCGACAGAAGCGAAAATATTTTCGATGTTGCTAATACAACTAATGTTTGGGCGATTATGAACGTTAATGAATCTGATATTGATAAAATTAACCTTGGTATGTCGGCACAGGTTTCTACATTATCTTATCCCGATAAAGTTTTTGACGGAAAAATTGATAAAATATTCAAGATTATAGATCCTCAGACCAATACCATGCAGGCAAGAGTTGTTTTGGACAATGCCAACGGATTATTGATCCCCGAAAGTAAAGCAACAATAAAAATTTCAAGTTCAGAAAATAATATGGCGCTTACGGTTCCATCCAAAGCGGTAATTTTTGATGACAACAGAAGTTTTGTGGTGATCTATAAATCCAGAACAGATTTAAAAGTGAAAGAAGTCAAAGTTTTAAAACAGGTCGGCGACGTTACCTATATTTCCGAAGGTTTGTCTGAGGGTGAAGAAGTAATCACCAATAATCAATTATTGATTTACCGCTCTTTGAATAATTAA
- the secE gene encoding preprotein translocase subunit SecE — MSSFIDFLKGSYIEFRHKVEWPKWSDLQSSTIVVTIATVILALFTFGVDELFSKSISNIIGMLINVFN, encoded by the coding sequence ATGAGTTCATTTATCGATTTTTTAAAAGGTTCTTATATCGAATTCAGACATAAAGTTGAATGGCCAAAATGGTCTGACTTGCAGTCGTCTACAATTGTCGTAACTATTGCAACAGTAATCTTGGCATTATTTACCTTTGGGGTTGACGAATTGTTTTCTAAATCAATTAGCAACATAATAGGAATGCTAATTAACGTGTTCAACTAA
- the rplA gene encoding 50S ribosomal protein L1 — protein sequence MAKLTKKQKEALSKVEKGRIYNLEEGSALVKEVNTAKFDASVDIAVRLGVDPRKANQMVRGVVSLPHGTGKDVKVLALVTPDKEAEAKAAGADYVGLDEYLQKIKDGWTDVDVIVTMPAVMGKLGPLGRVLGPRGLMPNPKSGTVTMEIGKAVTEVKAGKIDFKVDKYGIIHAGIGKVSFDADKIKENAQELISTLIKMKPTAAKGTYVKSIYLSSTMSPGIAIDTKAVN from the coding sequence ATGGCAAAATTAACAAAGAAGCAAAAGGAAGCTTTAAGTAAAGTAGAAAAAGGAAGAATTTATAACCTTGAAGAAGGTTCAGCTCTTGTAAAAGAAGTGAACACTGCAAAGTTTGATGCTTCTGTAGATATCGCTGTAAGATTGGGTGTCGATCCAAGAAAAGCAAACCAAATGGTAAGAGGTGTTGTATCTCTTCCTCACGGAACTGGTAAAGATGTTAAAGTATTAGCTCTTGTAACTCCGGATAAAGAAGCTGAAGCTAAAGCTGCTGGTGCTGATTATGTGGGTCTTGACGAATACTTACAAAAAATAAAAGATGGTTGGACAGATGTTGACGTTATCGTTACTATGCCAGCTGTTATGGGTAAATTAGGACCTTTAGGTAGAGTATTAGGACCAAGAGGTTTGATGCCTAACCCTAAATCAGGTACTGTAACTATGGAAATTGGTAAAGCAGTAACTGAAGTGAAAGCAGGTAAGATTGATTTCAAAGTAGATAAGTATGGTATTATCCATGCTGGTATTGGTAAAGTATCTTTCGATGCTGACAAGATCAAAGAAAATGCTCAGGAATTAATTTCTACATTGATCAAAATGAAACCAACTGCTGCTAAAGGAACTTATGTAAAAAGCATTTATTTGTCTTCTACAATGAGTCCTGGTATTGCAATTGATACTAAAGCTGTTAACTAA